The Chitinophagales bacterium genome has a segment encoding these proteins:
- a CDS encoding DUF420 domain-containing protein, with amino-acid sequence MSLQKISNKNINIVIAVISIVVPLLVVALLKVTPPDVKLSFDLHFFPKFNAMLNSGTTICLLLGVIFIKSKNIKAHRASMLTAMLLSAIFLISYVFYHTLKAEDTKFGGEGFIRYIYYFILITHILLAAIIMPLVLKTFAFALTNQIASHKKWAKITFPLWFYVAITGVLVYVLLAPYY; translated from the coding sequence ATGTCATTACAAAAAATATCTAATAAAAATATTAATATTGTTATTGCAGTTATTTCTATTGTGGTACCTTTACTAGTAGTTGCTTTGTTAAAGGTAACACCACCAGATGTTAAACTCTCTTTCGATTTACATTTTTTTCCAAAGTTCAATGCCATGCTTAATTCTGGTACTACAATTTGTTTGTTATTAGGAGTTATTTTTATCAAATCTAAAAATATAAAAGCACATAGAGCAAGTATGCTAACAGCCATGTTGTTGTCTGCTATTTTCTTAATTAGTTATGTTTTTTATCATACATTAAAAGCAGAAGATACTAAGTTTGGTGGCGAAGGTTTTATTAGATATATATATTATTTTATATTGATAACACATATTTTACTAGCAGCTATAATAATGCCATTGGTATTAAAAACATTTGCTTTTGCATTAACCAATCAAATAGCAAGTCATAAAAAATGGGCAAAAATTACATTTCCATTGTGGTTTTATGTTGCTATAACTGGTGTTTTAGTGTATGTGTTACTAGCACCATATTATTAA
- a CDS encoding cytochrome oxidase subunit III — MAINKYQGNQKAQRFTMWLSLVSMAMIFAGLTSAFLVRKGGGGNWSGFSLPSVFTFSTFIILFSSATLQVAHIANKKDNKVLTAIGLIITLICGIIFCKLQYDGWMLLVNEGYYPSHNPNPAPQFLFVIVVMHVAHIVAGLFFLTIASSRALWLLRRKDSQITMEEIEYKENGNLIIRTDLLTLFWHFLGVLWVYLYIFLIFNLK, encoded by the coding sequence GTGGCAATAAATAAATATCAAGGAAACCAAAAAGCACAACGATTCACAATGTGGTTGTCGTTGGTATCTATGGCTATGATTTTTGCTGGATTAACGAGTGCTTTCTTAGTAAGAAAAGGTGGTGGTGGCAATTGGTCAGGATTTTCCTTGCCTTCTGTATTTACTTTCTCTACATTTATCATTCTGTTTAGTAGTGCTACACTTCAAGTGGCACATATAGCTAATAAAAAAGACAATAAAGTATTAACTGCAATAGGTTTAATTATTACACTTATTTGTGGCATTATTTTTTGTAAACTACAATATGATGGTTGGATGTTATTGGTAAACGAAGGATATTATCCATCACATAACCCAAATCCTGCACCACAATTTTTATTTGTAATAGTAGTGATGCATGTAGCACATATTGTTGCAGGTTTATTTTTCTTAACCATTGCATCGTCAAGAGCATTATGGTTGTTAAGAAGAAAAGACAGTCAAATTACCATGGAAGAAATTGAGTACAAAGAAAATGGTAATTTAATTATTAGAACAGATTTATTAACCTTGTTTTGGCACTTTTTAGGTGTGCTTTGGGTTTATTTGTATATATTTTTAATATTTAATTTAAAATAA
- a CDS encoding OmpA family protein produces MSSLILGILSLVLLFVVVLQISKVSDLIKALKNDKEEVKNHSKSALYLAIVGLVMLIYAVISTVTSAHKFLPTPATEQGMWVNNLMNTTIVITGIMFFVTQILLFYFVYKYHYRKDRKALYYPDNHKLELAWTVVPAIVLTALIGLGISKWLKVFSDAPTEAVVIEVTGKQFSWIARYPGQDRKLGMRDFTLVTLDNELGVNWSDKDSHDDFIADEIVLPVNKPVLVNIGALDVIHSFYIPEFRMMLDAVPGIPTKLWFTPTITTEEMRKETNNPEFDYWVACNQLCGSGHYNMKKKVVVVSEEEYKKWVSEQASYYETVVKPALDAKAAEAPATQEVAATDNHASTYDLTLENGFGLKGALNGGVEQKLVEFIKSDKPVSKDLWFSFDRLLFESGSDKLVPSSQEQLKNIAEILNAYPNVEIKIGGYTDNTGDAKENLNLSSDRAKSVMAELVKLGVDKKRLKAEGYGEEHPVASNDTAEGRQQNRRIDIRVTKK; encoded by the coding sequence ATGTCAAGCTTAATTTTAGGAATATTATCGTTAGTTTTACTATTTGTTGTAGTACTTCAAATTAGTAAAGTATCAGACTTAATAAAGGCACTTAAAAATGATAAAGAGGAAGTTAAAAACCACTCAAAAAGTGCACTTTATTTAGCTATTGTTGGTTTAGTGATGCTTATTTATGCAGTAATTTCTACTGTTACAAGTGCCCACAAATTCCTACCAACACCAGCTACAGAACAAGGTATGTGGGTAAACAACTTAATGAATACCACAATAGTTATAACAGGTATCATGTTTTTTGTAACACAGATATTGTTGTTTTACTTTGTATATAAATATCACTATAGAAAAGATAGAAAAGCATTATACTATCCAGATAATCATAAATTAGAATTAGCTTGGACTGTCGTTCCTGCTATTGTTTTAACAGCTTTAATTGGTTTAGGAATTAGCAAATGGTTGAAAGTATTTTCTGATGCTCCAACAGAAGCAGTAGTTATAGAAGTAACAGGTAAACAATTCTCTTGGATTGCAAGATATCCTGGTCAAGATAGAAAATTAGGGATGCGTGACTTTACGCTTGTTACACTAGACAACGAACTAGGTGTTAACTGGAGTGATAAAGATAGTCATGATGACTTTATTGCAGATGAAATAGTATTACCAGTTAATAAACCAGTTTTAGTAAATATTGGTGCATTAGATGTAATTCACTCTTTTTATATTCCAGAATTTAGAATGATGTTGGATGCAGTTCCTGGTATTCCTACAAAATTATGGTTTACACCAACCATTACTACAGAAGAAATGCGTAAAGAAACCAATAATCCAGAGTTCGACTATTGGGTAGCTTGTAATCAATTGTGTGGTAGTGGACACTACAACATGAAAAAGAAAGTAGTAGTAGTTTCTGAAGAAGAATATAAAAAATGGGTTTCAGAACAAGCTTCTTACTACGAAACTGTAGTTAAACCAGCTTTGGACGCTAAAGCTGCAGAGGCACCAGCTACACAAGAAGTTGCAGCTACAGATAATCATGCTAGTACTTACGATTTAACTTTAGAAAATGGTTTTGGATTAAAAGGTGCTTTAAATGGTGGCGTTGAGCAAAAATTAGTAGAATTTATTAAAAGTGATAAACCAGTATCTAAAGATTTGTGGTTCTCTTTTGATAGATTATTATTTGAATCTGGATCTGATAAATTAGTACCTTCATCACAAGAACAATTAAAAAATATTGCTGAAATTTTAAATGCATATCCAAATGTAGAGATAAAGATAGGTGGATATACTGATAACACAGGAGATGCTAAAGAAAATTTGAATTTGTCTTCTGATAGAGCTAAAAGTGTAATGGCAGAATTGGTGAAATTAGGTGTAGATAAGAAAAGATTAAAAGCAGAAGGATATGGTGAAGAACATCCAGTAGCTTCTAATGATACAGCAGAAGGAAGACAGCAGAATAGAAGAATAGATATAAGAGTAACAAAAAAGTAA
- a CDS encoding superoxide dismutase, which translates to MAFELPQLPYAYDALEPNIDARTMEIHYSKHHNGYVTNLNNAVAGTEWEGKSLAELMQNVSKAGAAIRNNGGGHFNHSLFWTILSPNGGGTPTGKLAEAIEAQFGSFDAFKEEFAKAAATRFGSGWAWLCVKADKSLCVCSSPNQDNPTMDIAECPGTPILGLDVWEHAYYLHYQNRRPDYITAFWNVVNWEQVAKNYEAAIA; encoded by the coding sequence ATGGCATTTGAATTACCTCAATTACCGTACGCATACGATGCATTAGAACCAAACATCGATGCAAGAACAATGGAAATTCATTATAGTAAACACCATAATGGATATGTAACCAACTTAAATAATGCAGTTGCTGGAACAGAATGGGAAGGCAAAAGCTTAGCAGAATTAATGCAAAATGTATCTAAAGCTGGTGCTGCTATTAGAAATAATGGTGGTGGACACTTTAATCACTCTTTGTTTTGGACTATACTTTCGCCAAACGGTGGTGGTACGCCAACAGGAAAATTAGCAGAAGCAATAGAGGCACAATTTGGCTCTTTTGATGCGTTTAAAGAAGAATTTGCTAAAGCTGCAGCTACACGATTTGGCTCTGGTTGGGCTTGGCTTTGTGTAAAAGCAGATAAATCGTTGTGTGTTTGTTCTTCACCAAATCAAGACAACCCAACTATGGATATTGCAGAATGTCCAGGAACACCAATTTTAGGTTTAGATGTTTGGGAACATGCTTACTATTTGCATTATCAAAACAGAAGACCAGACTATATTACTGCTTTTTGGAATGTAGTGAACTGGGAACAAGTAGCTAAAAATTACGAAGCAGCGATAGCTTAA
- a CDS encoding SCO family protein, translating to MNDRKNGCTVALVIGILVPIVFFIIFNQINNNRQPLTTEQCLPIYGPKKAIENNDSKFRKKADTLYHHIPYFKLLDQNGDTITRSIMTNKVTVVDFFFTTCPSICIDMTSNFVKLQEKYLKDNDVLLLSYTVDPETDTVGKLKYYAAEKGVNSRMWHLLTGNKKEIYDIARFGYFVTAQKAYEGEHDFIHTEKFILIDKEGRIRGYYDGTSDEALEKLEKDIQKLLVSYIIPMKLKKDKK from the coding sequence ATGAATGATAGAAAAAATGGTTGTACTGTTGCTCTAGTAATAGGCATCTTAGTACCAATTGTTTTTTTTATAATATTTAATCAAATAAATAACAATAGACAACCATTAACAACAGAACAGTGTTTGCCTATTTATGGTCCAAAGAAAGCTATTGAAAATAACGATAGTAAATTTAGAAAAAAGGCAGATACACTTTACCATCACATTCCATACTTTAAATTGCTAGATCAAAATGGAGATACCATTACTCGTTCTATTATGACTAATAAAGTTACGGTAGTAGATTTTTTCTTCACTACATGTCCATCTATTTGTATCGATATGACTAGTAACTTTGTTAAGCTACAAGAAAAATATTTAAAAGATAATGATGTATTGCTATTGTCATATACGGTAGATCCAGAAACAGATACCGTTGGAAAATTAAAATATTATGCTGCAGAAAAAGGTGTAAACAGTAGAATGTGGCATTTGTTAACAGGAAATAAAAAAGAAATTTATGATATTGCTCGTTTTGGTTATTTCGTTACTGCTCAAAAAGCGTATGAAGGAGAACACGATTTCATCCACACAGAAAAATTTATCTTAATAGATAAAGAAGGAAGAATTAGAGGTTATTATGATGGTACTAGTGATGAAGCTTTGGAAAAACTAGAAAAAGACATTCAAAAATTATTGGTTAGTTACATCATTCCAATGAAGCTAAAAAAGGATAAAAAGTAA
- a CDS encoding cbb3-type cytochrome c oxidase subunit I, which produces MASTEILEQHTVDHHDGHDAHHHTATFLNTYVFSLDHKTIGKQFLITGMIWALIGGFMSILFRLQLAWPDATFPILEKIFSHWYSDGVLNPESYYMLITMHGTIMVFFVLTASLSGTFANILIPLQIGARDMASPLMNAMSYWLFVLAGVIMFVSLFAPQGAASGGWTIYPPLSALPQASPGSGTGMTLWLIAMAIFIASTLMGGLNYISTVLNMRTKGMTMFKMPLTVWALFFTAIIGLLSFPVLLSAAVLLIFDRSLGTSFYLSDIVIGGKALAYSGGSPILFQHLFWFLGHPEVYIIILPAMGMVSEVLAVHARKPIFGYKAMVFSILGITILGFLVWAHHMFVTGMNPFLGSVFTFFTLLIAIPSAVKVFNWITTLWKGNIKITPPLVFAVGFVSMFISGGLTGIWLGNSILDIQLHDTYFVVAHFHIVMGVAAFFGMFAGVYHWFPRMFGRMMNDTMAYIHFGITFLGSYLIFWPMHFLGLSGIPRRYYHFDEFASFTQYATMNKVITIATIFVFLAQIIFLVNFFYSIFKGKKSSQNPWEANTLEWDSPIEGIHGNWPGELPTVHRWPYDYSKEEDRDFIPQTEPLSEKEKSESVHH; this is translated from the coding sequence ATGGCAAGTACAGAAATACTTGAACAACATACGGTAGATCATCATGACGGTCATGATGCACACCATCATACGGCAACCTTTTTAAATACTTATGTTTTTAGTTTAGATCATAAGACTATTGGTAAGCAGTTCTTAATAACAGGTATGATTTGGGCTTTAATTGGTGGCTTCATGTCTATCTTATTTCGTTTACAATTGGCTTGGCCAGATGCTACTTTTCCAATTTTAGAAAAAATATTCAGTCATTGGTATTCAGATGGAGTATTAAATCCTGAATCGTATTATATGTTAATTACAATGCATGGTACTATTATGGTATTCTTTGTATTAACAGCAAGTTTAAGTGGAACATTTGCAAATATCTTAATTCCATTACAAATTGGAGCAAGAGATATGGCGTCTCCATTAATGAATGCTATGTCGTATTGGTTATTTGTTTTGGCTGGTGTAATTATGTTTGTTTCATTATTTGCACCACAAGGAGCAGCATCTGGTGGTTGGACGATATATCCGCCTTTAAGTGCATTGCCACAAGCTTCGCCAGGTTCTGGTACAGGTATGACGCTTTGGTTAATTGCCATGGCTATATTCATCGCATCTACATTAATGGGTGGTTTAAATTATATTTCTACAGTACTAAATATGCGTACTAAAGGTATGACTATGTTTAAAATGCCATTAACTGTTTGGGCTTTATTCTTTACAGCAATTATAGGTCTATTATCTTTCCCAGTGTTATTGTCTGCTGCGGTATTATTAATTTTTGATAGAAGTTTAGGCACAAGCTTTTATTTAAGTGATATTGTTATTGGAGGAAAAGCATTAGCATACTCTGGAGGTAGTCCTATTTTATTCCAACACTTATTTTGGTTCTTAGGTCACCCAGAAGTATATATCATTATTCTTCCAGCAATGGGTATGGTATCAGAAGTATTAGCAGTACATGCTAGAAAACCAATCTTTGGTTATAAAGCAATGGTATTCTCTATCTTAGGTATTACTATCTTAGGATTTTTAGTTTGGGCTCACCATATGTTTGTAACAGGTATGAATCCATTCTTAGGTTCAGTCTTTACTTTCTTTACCTTATTAATAGCCATTCCATCTGCGGTTAAAGTGTTCAACTGGATTACCACGCTTTGGAAAGGAAATATCAAGATTACACCACCATTAGTATTTGCTGTTGGTTTTGTGTCGATGTTTATTTCTGGTGGTTTAACTGGTATTTGGTTAGGTAACTCCATCTTAGATATTCAGTTACACGATACATACTTTGTAGTAGCACACTTTCATATAGTAATGGGTGTAGCAGCATTCTTTGGTATGTTCGCAGGTGTTTATCATTGGTTTCCAAGAATGTTTGGTAGAATGATGAATGATACCATGGCTTATATCCATTTTGGAATTACTTTCTTAGGTTCTTATTTGATATTTTGGCCAATGCACTTCCTAGGTTTATCAGGTATTCCAAGAAGATATTATCATTTTGATGAGTTTGCTTCTTTTACACAGTATGCAACTATGAATAAAGTAATTACTATTGCTACAATATTTGTTTTCTTAGCTCAGATTATATTCTTAGTAAACTTCTTTTATAGCATATTTAAAGGTAAAAAATCAAGTCAAAATCCTTGGGAAGCAAATACTTTAGAATGGGATTCTCCTATTGAAGGTATACATGGAAACTGGCCAGGAGAGTTGCCAACTGTACACCGTTGGCCATACGATTATAGTAAAGAAGAAGATAGAGATTTCATTCCTCAAACAGAACCACTTTCTGAAAAAGAAAAATCAGAGTCGGTTCATCATTAA
- a CDS encoding cytochrome c, whose product MFKYIQISILTISLLSISCIRNNKKPGRSYMPEMVESVAYDAGSPNPIFKDGKTDQLPPKGSVAQGKYIYPLPNTAEAYEQAATQITNPFSFTEDEIKGTGKHLYTVNCAICHGDKGDGQGHLVEINKFPPPPSYTSEALLTKPQGQRYHSLIYGKGLMGSYATQLDNRERWLVLEYVNTLQKSASASTTSSADETVATTEEASN is encoded by the coding sequence ATGTTTAAATATATTCAAATATCAATATTAACTATATCGCTTTTATCAATTTCTTGTATTAGAAATAATAAAAAGCCAGGAAGATCATATATGCCAGAGATGGTAGAAAGCGTTGCTTATGATGCTGGTTCACCAAATCCAATTTTTAAAGATGGTAAAACCGATCAATTGCCTCCAAAAGGTAGCGTGGCTCAAGGTAAATATATCTATCCATTACCTAACACAGCAGAAGCTTATGAACAAGCAGCTACTCAAATAACCAATCCATTTTCTTTTACAGAAGATGAAATTAAAGGTACAGGAAAACATCTTTATACAGTTAATTGTGCAATTTGTCATGGAGATAAAGGAGACGGTCAAGGTCATCTTGTTGAAATCAATAAGTTTCCACCACCACCATCTTATACTTCAGAAGCATTGCTAACTAAACCACAAGGTCAAAGATATCATTCACTAATATATGGTAAAGGATTAATGGGTTCTTATGCTACACAATTAGACAATAGAGAAAGATGGTTGGTATTAGAATATGTAAATACATTACAAAAATCTGCAAGTGCATCAACTACTAGTAGTGCCGATGAAACAGTAGCAACTACAGAAGAAGCAAGCAATTAA
- a CDS encoding UPF0175 family protein, producing MKTIQLNIPDNIDLKEYDFSMIIATKLYKDAKLSAGQAAEMVGLSKKAFIEILGKYDVSVFSTSVADLYTDITNA from the coding sequence ATGAAAACAATTCAACTTAACATACCAGATAATATTGATTTAAAAGAATATGATTTTTCTATGATTATTGCAACAAAATTATATAAAGATGCTAAATTATCTGCTGGACAAGCTGCTGAAATGGTTGGACTATCTAAAAAAGCATTTATTGAAATACTTGGAAAATATGATGTTTCTGTATTTAGTACATCTGTTGCCGACCTATATACTGATATAACAAATGCATGA
- a CDS encoding 3-phosphoshikimate 1-carboxyvinyltransferase: protein MHIKAPNHAIKGSITLNGSKSIANRALIIQALCKDDFVIQNLSNADDTLVLQQLLNSNDTILDAGAGGTTFRFLTAFLALQEGRTVVLTGSERMQQRPIKILVDALNSLGADISYTNNTGFPPLRITGKKLSGGKIILPADISSQYISAILMIAPLLENGLTMQLEGEIVSIPYIEMTLRLMNYFGITTNFEGNTINVEQGNYIAKDFFVEGDWSAASYFYAITSLAEAAEITLHGLTNQQIQGDSIIARIGEQFNIKTTYNIDNSITIVKGIENNVDYFEYDFIRCPDLAQTVMAMCAGNCIDATFKGLQTLKIKETDRVAAMNTELFDLGFATIEQQDTNEWTLENCTPQVYNQHEINTYEDHRMAMALAPLALKIGTLTIKESGVVSKSYPNFWNDLNILGFEYNS, encoded by the coding sequence ATACATATTAAAGCACCAAACCACGCAATAAAAGGAAGTATAACGCTCAATGGTTCCAAAAGTATAGCCAATAGAGCTTTAATTATTCAAGCACTTTGTAAAGATGATTTTGTTATTCAAAATTTGTCTAATGCAGATGATACACTAGTATTACAGCAACTTTTAAATAGCAATGATACTATTTTAGATGCTGGTGCTGGTGGTACTACTTTTAGATTTTTGACAGCTTTTTTAGCATTACAAGAAGGTAGAACAGTGGTACTTACTGGTTCAGAAAGAATGCAACAAAGACCTATAAAAATTCTGGTAGATGCACTAAATAGCTTAGGTGCAGATATTTCGTATACTAACAACACAGGATTTCCGCCTTTAAGAATTACAGGAAAAAAACTAAGTGGTGGAAAAATTATACTACCAGCAGATATTAGTAGTCAATATATATCTGCAATATTAATGATTGCACCATTGCTAGAAAATGGATTGACTATGCAATTGGAAGGAGAAATTGTATCTATTCCTTATATAGAAATGACACTTCGTTTGATGAATTATTTTGGCATTACTACTAATTTTGAAGGCAATACAATAAATGTAGAACAAGGAAATTATATAGCAAAAGATTTTTTTGTAGAAGGAGATTGGAGTGCAGCATCTTATTTTTACGCAATTACAAGTTTAGCAGAAGCAGCAGAAATTACATTGCATGGCTTAACCAATCAACAAATACAAGGCGATAGCATTATTGCAAGAATAGGAGAGCAGTTTAATATAAAAACTACATATAATATAGATAATAGTATAACTATTGTTAAAGGAATAGAAAATAATGTAGATTATTTTGAATATGATTTTATTCGATGTCCAGATTTAGCACAAACAGTAATGGCAATGTGTGCAGGAAATTGTATAGATGCTACATTTAAAGGTTTGCAGACTCTAAAAATCAAAGAAACAGATAGAGTTGCTGCTATGAATACAGAATTATTTGATTTAGGTTTTGCTACAATAGAACAACAAGACACCAACGAGTGGACATTAGAAAACTGTACGCCACAAGTCTATAATCAACACGAAATTAATACTTATGAAGACCACAGAATGGCAATGGCATTAGCACCATTAGCATTAAAAATAGGAACATTAACTATTAAAGAGTCAGGCGTAGTATCAAAATCATATCCTAACTTTTGGAATGATTTAAATATACTTGGATTTGAATATAATAGTTAA
- a CDS encoding cytochrome C oxidase subunit IV family protein, translating to MSAEHLTEEQYNSQVKAVWKATAWLTVITVVEVAVALGLGHAVPKIVLNIFFAMASVAKAFFIIGEFMHLKYEKRAFIISLGVPLIFLVWAIIAFTVDGAYWLDLYTKYFGK from the coding sequence ATGTCAGCAGAACACTTAACAGAAGAACAATATAATAGTCAAGTAAAAGCAGTTTGGAAAGCAACAGCTTGGTTAACAGTTATTACAGTAGTTGAAGTAGCAGTAGCACTTGGTCTAGGACATGCAGTTCCTAAAATAGTATTAAATATTTTCTTTGCTATGGCTAGTGTGGCTAAAGCATTTTTTATTATTGGAGAATTTATGCACCTTAAATACGAGAAAAGAGCATTTATTATTTCTCTAGGTGTTCCATTAATCTTTTTAGTTTGGGCAATAATTGCATTTACTGTAGATGGTGCTTATTGGCTAGACTTATATACTAAGTACTTTGGTAAATAA
- a CDS encoding cytochrome c oxidase subunit 3, which yields MSEVLEVKEHEIHTVDPTPDNGEGGEKSMMNISYGKTMMWYFLLSDAFTFSAFLIAYATIRASHAWWPDPNLVFNAMPFLHGVKAPMGFVSIMTFILILSSVFVVRAVQEGHRMNKKGVAIWMLGGIVGGLMFLGCQAWEWTHLIEEGLRPFYNPFGPDANGITHLVHEKMAVSPGPTSFGALFFGITGFHGFHVFTGVCLNVYGLVGTLNGTFERRGHYEMIEKLGLYWHFVDLVWVFVFLAFYLM from the coding sequence ATGTCAGAAGTATTAGAAGTTAAAGAGCATGAAATACACACTGTTGATCCTACACCAGATAACGGAGAAGGTGGCGAAAAGTCGATGATGAACATCAGTTATGGTAAAACCATGATGTGGTATTTCTTATTGTCAGATGCATTTACTTTTTCGGCATTCCTAATAGCATATGCTACAATTAGAGCTAGTCATGCTTGGTGGCCAGATCCAAATTTAGTATTTAACGCAATGCCTTTTTTACATGGTGTAAAAGCACCAATGGGTTTTGTTAGTATCATGACATTTATTTTGATTTTGAGTTCTGTTTTTGTTGTAAGAGCAGTACAAGAAGGTCATAGAATGAACAAAAAAGGTGTCGCTATTTGGATGCTTGGTGGTATTGTTGGTGGATTAATGTTCTTAGGTTGTCAAGCTTGGGAATGGACACACTTAATAGAAGAAGGTTTGAGACCATTCTATAATCCTTTTGGACCAGATGCTAATGGAATTACACATTTAGTACACGAAAAAATGGCAGTATCGCCTGGACCAACTTCTTTTGGTGCATTGTTTTTTGGTATTACTGGTTTTCACGGATTCCATGTTTTTACTGGAGTTTGTTTAAATGTTTACGGATTAGTAGGAACATTAAATGGCACTTTCGAGAGAAGAGGTCATTATGAAATGATAGAAAAATTAGGTTTATATTGGCACTTTGTAGATTTAGTTTGGGTGTTTGTATTCCTAGCATTCTATTTAATGTAA
- the cyoE gene encoding protoheme IX farnesyltransferase, translating to MQSTTKTYNQSFLATVSLFFKHMAALTKMRLSLLVVFSADIAYLFALDTFSWQKLILISIAGYLITGASNAINQIYEKESDKLMDRTKSRPLPSNQMSVITATIIAGVFGVGGISLLAIYFNIFSGLLGALALISYAFIYTPFKKISPIAVFIGAIPGAMPLLIGWTAATNSIGLGGVLLFTIQFFWQIPHFWAIAWVLDDDYKKAGFSLLPSAEGRTRGAALQNIPYLVGLIIVSCLPYYLGLTGAISCIVLVLIGMFYLWKGVQLATDLSLKSAKQLMFASFIYLPIAFIALLIDKI from the coding sequence ATGCAATCAACAACTAAGACATATAATCAATCATTTTTAGCAACAGTAAGTTTGTTTTTCAAACATATGGCGGCATTAACTAAAATGCGATTGTCTTTGTTGGTAGTATTTTCTGCAGATATTGCCTATCTATTTGCACTAGATACCTTTAGTTGGCAAAAACTAATATTAATATCTATTGCAGGTTATTTAATTACAGGTGCATCTAATGCTATCAATCAGATTTATGAAAAAGAATCTGATAAACTAATGGACAGAACAAAAAGCAGACCATTACCATCTAATCAAATGAGTGTAATTACTGCTACAATTATAGCAGGAGTATTTGGTGTAGGAGGTATTTCTTTATTAGCAATATATTTCAATATTTTTTCTGGATTATTAGGTGCGTTAGCATTAATATCATATGCATTTATTTATACTCCTTTCAAAAAAATAAGTCCAATTGCTGTTTTTATAGGAGCAATTCCAGGAGCAATGCCATTATTGATTGGTTGGACAGCAGCTACTAATTCAATTGGACTAGGTGGTGTATTGTTATTTACCATTCAGTTCTTTTGGCAAATTCCACACTTTTGGGCAATTGCCTGGGTATTAGATGACGATTATAAAAAAGCTGGTTTTAGCTTATTGCCATCTGCTGAAGGAAGAACAAGAGGTGCAGCACTACAAAATATTCCTTATTTAGTAGGCTTAATTATTGTTAGTTGTTTACCTTACTATTTAGGATTAACTGGTGCAATATCATGTATAGTGCTAGTTTTAATTGGTATGTTCTATTTATGGAAAGGTGTTCAATTAGCAACAGACTTAAGTTTAAAAAGTGCTAAACAATTAATGTTTGCATCATTTATATATTTACCAATTGCTTTTATAGCTTTATTAATAGATAAAATATAA
- a CDS encoding DUF3341 domain-containing protein, which produces MSDTKKYLVGIFNDDDVLLHAVKNVRKAGFKITDCFTPFPVHGLEHEMGLKGTSLHTAGFFFGLTGLIVSLGMITFINAFDYPTIFGGKPYWGLLAYVPICFEHTVLYAAVGMTVAFYYLCNLYPGKQPKIVDERTTDDMFAMTFEMDGSQDTDAIADLLKKEGAVEVYQKEI; this is translated from the coding sequence ATGAGTGATACAAAAAAATATTTAGTAGGCATTTTTAACGACGACGATGTATTGTTACACGCAGTTAAAAATGTAAGAAAAGCTGGTTTCAAAATCACCGATTGCTTTACACCTTTTCCTGTTCATGGTTTAGAACACGAAATGGGTCTAAAAGGTACTAGCTTACATACAGCAGGTTTTTTCTTTGGACTTACAGGTCTAATAGTTTCTTTAGGTATGATTACTTTCATTAATGCCTTTGATTATCCTACTATTTTTGGTGGTAAACCTTATTGGGGATTATTAGCTTATGTGCCTATTTGTTTTGAGCATACAGTACTTTATGCCGCAGTAGGTATGACTGTAGCATTCTATTACTTATGTAATCTTTATCCAGGAAAACAACCTAAAATTGTAGATGAAAGAACTACCGATGATATGTTTGCTATGACATTTGAAATGGATGGTTCTCAAGATACTGATGCTATTGCTGATTTATTGAAAAAAGAAGGAGCTGTAGAAGTTTATCAAAAAGAAATTTAA